ATTTGCTGGGATGCGCCAGGACAGGCACGAACGGATGGCCTGGCGTGTGCCGCCGCCACTGCAAGGGAAACCGACCATGTTGCGAAACCTCTCCCCGTTGCTCTTCGTGACCGTGCTGGCTGCCTGTGCTGTTGATGTCGAGGAAGGCGGCCATGGAACGCCATCCTCTCAAGGACAAACGCTCCGCGAACCTGGGAACTGCGTCGGTGACTGTGGCGCGCTCACGACCTGTGGCGATGGTGTCTGTAACTACGGCGAGACGACCACGAGCTGTCCGTACGACTGCGGTAGCTCCCCGGGGACGGTGCTCGGCCGGTTCTCCCAGTGGTGCGGCAAGGTCAACAGCCACACGTCATCGAACGGGAGCTGGACTCCTGATTCGGACTGCTCTTCCGGCTGCAACATCGGCGGCGTGGGGTATTGCCAGAAGTTCTGGCCTGGCTCGACGGTCATCCGGCAGGTCCCGGTTTCTTCCAAGCCGACCTCCGCCTGGGCTACCGCCGGGTGTGGTCCCGTCAGTGATGAATGGGATGGCGATACGGAGTTCGAGTGCGTCGACGATACCGTCTATTGCGGCGACGGTGTTTGCAATGGTGGGGAGACGAGTTCGAGTTGCCCGGCCGACTGCGTGACGGTCCTCGGGCGCATCTCCCGCTGGTGCGGCAAGGTCAACAGCCACGCGTCCCCGAATGGGAGCTGGACTCCTGACTCGGACTGCTCATCCGGGTGCAACATCGGCGGCGTGGCGTACTGCCAGAAGTTCTGGCCCGCCGCTTCGGGCATCCGGCAGGTCCCGGTTTCCTCCAAGCTGACCTCCGCCTGGGCAACGGCCGGGTGTGGTCCCGTCAGTGATGAATGGGACGGTGACGACGAGTTCGAATGCCTGGATTGAGGTGAGCCAGGCCCTGGGCTGGTGCCTTGGTGTGATGTCGCGCGCTCCCGCCATGCCTACCTCTGGCGGGAGCACTCGAAGGGGGAGCCGCCATGGACATCATCGACCTCATTGACCGGACCCGCGACAGCATCTCCGCGCGCAGCGTCTTCGGCCAACCCATCCAGCAGGGGGACGTCACCGTGATTCCCGTCGCGCGCGTGAGGGGCGGTGGGGGCGGCGGTGGAGGCGAGGGCCCGGTTCCCGAGGGTAACGCGAAGGAAGGCACGGGCCGTGGGGAGGGCACGGGCTTCGGGCTGAGCGCGCGCCCGGCGGGCGCCTTCGTCATCCGCGGAGACAGGGTGTCATGGCTGCCTGTCGTGGAGCCCGCTCGCATCATTCTCGGCCTGCAGCTCCTGGCTGGCATCGCCCTGCTCAGTCGGGCCGCGGCATCTCGGGGACGCCGCGGCTCGCGTCACGGACGTACAGCCATTCGCTTCTAGCGCAGCGCCGCGAGGGCCGCGCTGACCTTCGCCACCGTCACCGACACGGGCGTCGTGACCTCCGGAGCGAAGATGGCCACGCGCAGCTCCTCGAACGCCCACCGCAACTCCTGCGCCGCCTCCTGGTCACGCGCGGTGGCGCCCTTGGCGAGGAAGGACTCCCACAGGGGGAGGAAGGGCGCGGCCTTTCCCGCGTCCTTGCTGGGGTTCGCTACCGCGCGCGACAGCCGTGCCTGGGCCGCGCGGAGGTAGCGTGGGTAGTGCAGCAGTCGCCCGAGCGGAATCCACTCGATGAGGTTCGCGGGGAACAGGTGCCCGAGCTGCGAGCGGATGTCCCGCACGGCCGCCGCGCCGCTCTGCCCCTTGGAGGCTGCCTTGAGGGCCGCGAGTGTCTGAGCGAGCTCCGCGGAGGTGACAATGACGGCGTTCGCCCAGTCCCGGGCCGCCTGCTCGATGCGCGGTGAGCCCTCACGGATCAGCGCCTCGAAGGCCGCCTTCGTGCGGGGAAGCGGCGCACCCGGTGCGAGCTTGAACGCATCATCGACGCCGCGTGCGAGGACGAGCGTCCGGAAGGCGTCGGCCTTGCCCCTCGCGGGCGGCGCGCCGTCCAGGGTCGGGAAGGGCGGCGGCATGCGCGCGGCGCTGACGGCCACGTGTCCGCGCGCGGCGAGCATCAGGAGCCGGCGGACCCCCGTGCGCGAGGCCGCTTCGGCGGCGGCGGAGGTCTCGAGCAGCGTCAGGTCCACGGCCGCGCCCCGGTCCACGAGCGCGGGGTAGGTGCGGACCTCCAGCCCGCCCACCCGCCGGGTGACCACGGGGGGCAGCTCTCCGAAGGTCCAGGCTGTCAGCCCCTTTCGCTCCCAGTCCGAAGTCGGCGCCACGCTGCGCAGCGCCGCGCGTGCATGGCCACCGTACTGTTCGAGCAGCGCGTCGGCGTCGCGGCTCTTCGCGAGCTCCTTCCCCCGCTCGTCGAGCACCCGGAGCGTGATGCGCAGGTACGGCACCACGGCGTCCGCCCGGAAGGACTCCTCGGGCACTTCCACGCCGCACAGCCGGGACACCGCACGCGCGAGCGCTGGAATCATCGGCCCGCGGAAGGGCACCAGTTCCTTCTCGAGACGGTCGACCAGCTCCGGCACCGGCCCCAGCTGCTTTCGCTGGGCGCGGGGGATCTGCTCAAGCAGGGCGGTGAGCTTCTCCCGCTGCCACCCGGGGATGGTCCAATCGAGTTCACCCGGGACCAGCTGGGCGAGCAGCAGCAGCGGCACGCTCACGGTGATGCCGTCGTCCTCTGCCGAAGGGTCGAAGGTGTACGTCACCGGCACGGACGCGCCATGCAGGGTGATGTTGTCCGGATAGTGCGCCGGGGACAGGCCCGGGTCGTGCGAGAGGGCGTCCTCCATCGAGAGGACGAGCACGTCGGGGTCGGCCGCCTCGGCCTTGCGGCGCCAGACCTCGAAGCCTGCTCCGTCCGTCACGTCCGCCGGGACGCGCTGGTCGAAGAACGTCAGCAGCGCCTCGCTGTCGAGCAGCTCGCTGCGCCGGGCCTTGTCCCGCAGGCGCGCCACGCGATCGAGCACCTGTTGGTTCTTCTCCTGGAATGCCCCCCGGGTGCGGTACTCGCCGCGCACCAGGGCGTGCTCGAGGAACATCAGCCGCGCCCGGGCGGGATCCATGCTGGCCAGGGCCACGGGGCGCTCCTTGAAGACCTGAAGCCCGAAGAGGGTCGCGCTCTCCTTCACGATGGCGCGCGAGGACTTCTCCGACCAGTGTGGGTCGGAGTGGCTGCGCTTGAGCAGGTGGGGGGCCGCCAGGGCGAGCCACTCCGGGTCGAGCTTCGCCACGGTGCGCGCGAACAGCTGGGTCGTCTCCACGAGCTCGAACGCCATCACCCAGGCAGGGGGCTTCTTCGAGAGCGCCGACGAGGGGTGGACCATGAAGCGCGTCTGCTTCGCGCCCGTGTAGTGGCGCTGCTCCGGATTCCACTGGCCGATGCGGGACAGGAGCCCGGTGAGGAGCGCCTGGTGCAGCATGTCCCCTCGCGCCGGGGCGCCCCGGCCCTTGCGCGGCAGGCGCAGCTCGCGGACGGTCTCCTCCAACTGGCGCTGGACGTCCCGCCACTCGCGCACCCGAAGGAAGGACAGGAAGTTGTCCCGGCACACGCGCCGCAGATGGGACGTTCCGCGTTCCTCGGCCTCGCGCACGAACGCCCACAGCTTGAGCAGCCCCGCGAAGTCCGAGTGCTCGTCGCGGAAGCGCCGGTGCGACTCGTCCGCCTTCTGCGCGAGCTCCCGGGGCCGCTCGCGCGGGTCCTGCAGGTTGAGCGCCGCGGCGACGATGAGAACCTCCTCCAGGCACCCGTACTCGGCGCCCGCGAGGATCATCCGCGCGATGCGCGGGTCCACCGGGAAGCGCGAGAGCTGGTGCCCGAGCGGCGTCAAGGTGCGCTCCTTGCCCTCGATGGCCCCGAGCTCCTCGAGCACCCGCCAGCCCTCGGCGATGGCCCGCGATTGGGGCGGGTCGAGGAAGGGGAAGTCCTCGAGGTCACCGAGGCCAAGAGACTTCATCCGCAGGATGACCCCCGCGAGCCCGGTGCGCTTGATCTCCGGGTCGGTGAAGGCGGGCCGCGTGGTGAAGCTCACCTCGTCGTAGAGGCGCACGCAGATGCCCTCGCGCACGCGTCCGCAGCGCCCCTTGCGCTGGTCGGCGCTGGCCTGGGAGACCGGCTCGATGTGCAGGCGCGTGGTGCCCGAGCGGGGTTCATAGCGCGACAGGCGCGCCACCCCCGTGTCCACGACGTACACGATGCCCGGGATGGTGACCGACGTCTCCGCGACGTTGGTGGCGAGGATGACGCGGCGCTGGGGGATGGTGGCGAAGACACGCGACTGCTCGGAGGCCGACAGGCGCGCATACAGGGGCTGCACCACCGTGCCGCGAAGCTCGCGCGCGTTGAGGGCATTCTCGGCCTCGCGGATCTCCCGCTCGCCGGGGAGGAACACGAGGACGTCCCCGTTCGGGTCGAGCGAAATGACGTTCGCCACCGAATCGGCCACGGCGTCGGCGAGCTCGGAGTCCTCGGCGGGCGGCTCGTAGAGCACATCCACGGGAAAGGTCCGGCCCTCCACCTGGATGACCGGAGCCCCGCCGAAGAACTGCGAGAAGCGCTCGGTCTCGATGGTGGCCGAGCTCACCACCACCTTGAGGTCGGGGCGTCTGGGGAGGATGCGCTTGAGCCACCCGAGCAGGAAGTCGATGGTGAGGCTGCGCTCGTGGGCCTCGTCGAGCACGATGGTGTCGTAGCGCTTCAGGAGCGGATCGCCGTGGATCTGCGCGAGCAGGACGCCGTCGGTCATGAACTTCACGGCCGTCTGCCGGGTCGAGCGGTCCTCGAAGCGGATCTGGTAGCCGACGTCCGTGCCCAGCTCCGTGCCAATCTCGCGTGCCACGCGCGCCGCCACGCTCGTCGCGGCGATACGCCGGGGCTGGGTGACGCCAATCTGGCGCGGGCGGCCGCGCCCCATGGCGAGCAAAATCTTCGGCAGCTGCGTCGTCTTCCCCGAGCCGGTGGCCCCCGCGACGATGACCACCTGATGGGCGGAGATGGCCGCGGTGATGTCCTCCACCCGGCTCGAGATGGGGAGCTCGGGGGGGAAGCGCAGGGTGGGCAGGCCGCCGGGGGAGGGGACGGGTGATTCGCCGGACATGGCGGTATGGACTAGCACTGAAGCGCGCGCTTCGCCCCTGACGAATCGTGTGGAAGCCTGCTCGGCGGGCGTTCTCGGGGGGATTCCCCCTGCGGGCCCGTACGCACCTGGATGCGAACCGTGGGAGTGACGCTCTGCGGAGGGATGCACTGAACGCGAGCCAGGCCGTATCATCGTCGCGTGATGAACCCGCGCACGCTCACCGACCTGATGGCCGAGGTAGCCGGCCGCGCCCACGAGTGGTCAACGCCCCAAGACCTCGGCTGCGATCGCGTGACGGTCGCGGCCGCCTGGCTGGCGAGCGACGATCCGGTAGCGATGCTGTTCCTGCTCGCCGCGGTTCATCCCCGACGCGAAGTGGAGATGTGCATCAAACTGGCGACCGAGATGTCGTTCTTCGAACCCATGCGGGACGAGGCACACACGATGAGTCGCCGCCTCCCCGGCATGAACTTCAATGGTCGGTCTCCGTTCTACTTCATGGCTCTCTACCAGCGGCTGAGCGCCGCCTTGCAGTGGATTGAGGACACCGAGCGAGCGCAGCTGGAGCACAAGCTCGCCACCGCGATCCGCGTCGTCGTCCCCGATCCGTTCACGTTCGGCGGACCCGCCGCATAGGGCCGGGGATGAACAAGCGATCGCCGAAGCCCTCTCGGCTCGGCGGTATCCGTCCTGCAGGAGCGCGTTGAGGCGTGGTGGTGGCTGGGCCGACAGGCCCTTCCTGGGTTCCTCCGACCGAGGACGCAGGGCTGCGGCTCATTGCTGGTGTCGACTTCAATACGCACGTCGTCCTGATCTCCTTCATAATCGACGGGAGCAGATGGGGATCAGTCATCAAGGGCGTTGTCAGCATGGCATTGCTCCGTGCCCCCATTGCCCGGTCCCCTGACTGTGACGCTGACGCTTTGCGTGTTCGCTGCGCAGGAGGCGGCATTCGCCTCGGGCACCTACCGCCCGAGCACCGCATCATCTTGACCGGCACGGAGTCCGCATTTAACGCTACGCGGACTGTGCGGTGCCCCGTCGTGCTCAAGCACATCACGTCCCTCCCTTTGCCATGTGCCTGTCCGCGCCGTAGGTGGCGCTGCGGGACCCCGCGCACGTGCCACCGAAGTGGGCATGGGAGCAGCGGGCGAGGAGGGGCAGGTAGTTCGCATGGGTGAGCCGATGCATGTTCCACCCGTAGATCCAGCTGCGCAGTGACCGCGCATTGAGAGAAAGGCGGCTCGCAGGGATGAGCTGCTGCCATTGCCATACACCTTGGTGCACTACCAGCCGGAACTCCGAGACCTCCCAACGCTTTCGCGCCTCAGTAGCGCGCCTTGTGAAGCGCGTTGGCGCAGCCTGGATACGTAGTCATCGACAAGTCTGCCCCCACCCGAACCACTGCGGTCGTGTGCCAAAATCGCGTCAAGCGACTGGCGCCGCCAGAGTCAGTGCGCGTGAGCTTGATTAGGAGTATCAGGTCCGCCTGCTGCGCGGTCAGCACCTTGCGGACAAAAGCCGATCGACAGCACATGCGGGCACCGGTCATGCGCCTACCTTCACCATGATCGGGAAGCTGGCACCATGCCTCGACTCGCACGACCTGCACGCCTGACGCTTCGATCCAACGGCTACCGAACTCATCGGCGGGCTGCAGCGCGCCAAAGGCGATTATGTCGTCCGATGGGCGCGCACGCTGGGCCGCGCCGAGCACGCCCAGCGCGTCCGCCTCGTCGATGCCGCCTTCGGCGTGGGAGTGCACAATCCACGGCACGAACGGATGTTGCGACAGGCTCGAGTTGTCCTCTTCGAGTGTATACGGAAGGTGCGCTCGGAAGGGGGCCTCCCGTGCCAACTCCACTGCGGCCTGATCGGCTTTCGCGGAAGGAATGAGGGCGGACTGAATTTCGATTTCGATACCTTCCACCGAGTGCCAATTGCCGTCGATGACCAGCCACTCGCCGACATTGGCCTCGATCCCGAGCAAGGAACGCAGTTTCGCCGGATCGGCCGTCATGCCCACTCCGTCCTCAGCCAGTTCCCGCAGGGTGACGCGGGTAACCACTGGCTGCCACTCGGTGCCATCGGCGAGCCACAGCCCATCGGCGCGGGTCAGTACCCGCCCCCGGATCCACGCATGCCACGGGTTTCCGTTGTCGTAGCGCCGTCGCGTGACCGGATGCTGGGGCAGGAATTGTCCGGCCACTGCATGTAGAGCGTGCCAGCACAGTTGCTCCCCATAGGTATGGTGTTGGTCGGTGATCGCTCCCCGACCCTCACGGCGGTGGCCGGAGCGTCCGCCCAACTCGTGCATGTGGGTGATGTGGCGGTCGTGCTGCCGTACCCACGCCGTCATCGCATCGTGCGTGTCCCACAGTGTGCGATCAAACAGCGCGCTCAACTGGGACACATCGGATTTGTCGAAGTCGTATTCGAAGTGCAGTTCCGGCTCGGGCGTCGGCCGGTCCGCCGGGCGCGATTCGTAGACTGACCCGCCGTTATACCCTTGGGTGACCTGCAGCGCGAACGGGGATCGATTGACCTGCACTAAGGACTTGCGCAAGACCGGCGGCAATTGCACCTGTCCCGTGTCTTGGCAAGCGAGCAGTGCCGCCCTCGCGAAGTGCTGCCGGAGCACGTGCGGATCGGCGGTATCGAGGGCCGTGCGTTCAAGGAAAGCGCGATGCGCAGCGACAGCCTGTGGCGCCTCCATCGCGATGCGGGCCAAGGCGATCAGCAGCCACAGTTGCGCGTGGAGGTAATAGAATGGCAATTCGGGTGCGCCAAACGCGCCAGCGTCGCGCTCATCAAACCGGGCTACGACGGCATTGAGCACATCGGAGCGGCCCAGGCGCACTGCAGTGCGCAGGCTGTGCGCGGCCATCCAACGGCGCTCAGCGTGCCCCGAGCCCAGGGCAAACCAAATCAGGCCTGCGGTCACCTGCAGCGAATCGTCCGGGGGATAAAGCCGTTCGTTCCACGCCCCGTCCGCCACTAATGCCGCGAGCTTCGCCGCACCACTGGCGAGTAATCGGGTCAACGCCGCCTGCCCGACACCGGGGGCGGAGTTAGTGTTGAAGGCTGCCGCGAAACTCAGCCACACCGCCGCTGGCACGTCGGTGCCCGGCCTGGAATACTGGTGCAGCAACGCGAGTGTAAGCGCGTGCTCATCCACGCCGGTGAGCTTGGTCATGCGCTTAAGCTGCCAAGTTGACAAGTATCCGGAGGGCACGAAGTCATCTGCATTCTCGCGCACAATCCAGTCTGCGGCAGCAGCAAGGGCTTTGGGCACGGCCGCCGACGCAGCCGACCAAGCCTCTTGGCAGGCCTCAAGTTCGTGCGCCTTTGCGTAAAGATCGAGGGAGGGTTGGCGCGCGATGAGTTCGATATAGCGAGGCCAATCCGCGAACAAGACCTTGGCGCGTAACAATTCCAATAGCTTGACGTCGGGACGTCCCCAGCCAGTCTCGCCCTCCAGCGCATCAATGGCATAGGCCAGGGACAGTTCGTCCAGAGGGTTGGTGTTGTGCGCCAAGGCGGCGACTACGGCCGCCCTGGCCTCCGCGACGGCCTCTTGCTCCTCCGGGTCGACGCTGGGCGAAGACGGCCGCCAGTTGTTGAGTTCGTTGTAGTCGTGGGTCGTCGCATCGATCGACGCCGCAGCCGCCGAAAGATTGGCGGCGTGCGCCGACTCTTCGCCCAACACGCGCGAAGCCCACTGCGCCAGCGCTCGTGGGGCTTGAGAGCCGAACGTCGAGGGATTGTTGTGTTGGTACTGTTCGATCAGCTCTGTGACGATGGCCGGCGAGGCGCCGCGTGCCTCCAGCGCCTCGACGAACTGCTCGGTGCCACAGGACCACAGTTCGACCGGGTTGGATACTCGCAACATCGTCAGCGCGATCGTCGGATCGATCTGATGGTTGTCCAGCAGCGGCTTCAAGTACGGAAGCAGCGTATATTCGAGTGAGATGCGATCGCGGTCTTCCCACCGGGTCAGACGGGCCATGCCCTTTACCCCCGAGGTTTTGGCCAGAGCCGCCCCGTAGCTAGCCCAATCGAACTTGTGGGCTTCCCCCAGGTTTAGGTCGCAGATGTTTGAGAGCGTGTGGCTGTCTGCGTCGGGAAGCCCAGTGCCCTGTAATGTGCGGGAAAAATGCATCAACTCGCTGACGAACTCCCAGTCGCCCGAACCAATTGCATCCATCTGCTCTAGGCCCTGCAAGAAGTAGGAGCTGGCCTCGCTCCCGCTGGCACGACCCATCGCCCGGGCCAAGTGGGCAAATAGCGTCGCCCGCTGTACCACATCGTCCTCGCGCTCGATCGCTTGGCGCGCCTTGATCGCCGTCTGACCGGCCAGCACGTGGTGGCGAGCGCGTGCGGCCAGAATTTCGGCAATTTCAACAAGGGTGCCTGCGGTGGTGACACCGGGCGCGCTCACCGTTTCGACGAACTGAGTGATCTCCTCGGCCGCGAAGTCCGGATTGACCGCGAGCGCGAGAGTGATTAGGCGCTCGCCGATCGCATCGTGCTGACGTTGTGCTGCGGTGCCTCCGGAGTAGTAGTCGTTCTGGACGCGCAGTTCACACCAGACCTCGATGAGGGGCTTGAGCCGCCCTGCCGCCTGGCTAGAGCTCGGCTTTACCGCGTGGGTGAAGGCGGTTGCGATGCGCAGCAAGGAGGACAGGCGGCCGTCGAGAAATCGCTCAGCGGAGGATTTGGTCTCGTAACTTAGTGACTCGGCTGAATCGGCCTCGGTACCCTTCTTCACGCTCGCCTGCAGGGCCTGTTTGAGCGCATCGCGGTAGGGCTGACCGTTAAGGCTTGGCGGCAGGGACGCACTAATCTTCGCCAGTTCGGCCGGCAGCAGATCGCGCTCTTCGGGTGCCCGGCTTTGCGCCAGGGCCTTAAGGACCTGGATCGCCACGTACGGATAGACGTCACCGAACGAATATTGAGCCATGAACGTGTACAGCGCCGGCGTCGGCAGGCTGATCGAGGCCGCGATCGCGCTCGACTCGGCGTACAGACCGCGCACTGCGGCCACCGTGGCGGCCCGAAGCATGCCCATGAGGATCGGGCGCTCCTGAGGTCGATGGTGCGCCTCGCCGCAATCCACTGTCTCGCCGCGAGCCGCAAGATCGGAAATCAGCTCGCGCTGCAGATCTTCATCCCCGTCGGCGTAGGCCACGGCGGCAGCCAGCACGCTGGGCTTGGCGAGCGTAGGCGTCAGCAGCTCGCGAACGGCCTGTGGAGAGATAAGCCCTTTCGCTGCGCCTGCGCGCGTGAGTGCAAAGCACTGCACCGCGACCTCGTAGGCGTACCAATCTCGCCATCCGTTCAGTTCGCGAGCGGCGCCCTTACCATCCCCGCGCGCTAGCAAGCATAAGGGAATGGCGGCCATGTCAATGGCCGTGGGACGCTCTTGCTGGAAGCGAGGGTCTTCGGCCTGCTCGAAGTAGTGATTCCGCCACTCGACCAGTCGCTGGGCATGCCGGTGCGCATCGGCCATGTCACCAGCCAGCACGTGCGCGATCGCTAGACGCGCATGGCGTGACCCCGGCCAAGCGGTGCGTGCTTCGAACATCCGGCGCAGCGCGTGGATATCGTCCATGGCCACAGTCAAGTCGGGATGATCGAGCAAATAGGTCGTGCCCCGTTGATTGATCGCGGCAAGGGTCGACAACTCCACCAGCAGCGGCACCAGCCGGTCGCTGTCATCGTGGGTGGCTGCAAACGCGACAGCAGCGCGCAGCCGCGCCTGCCGGATCGCCTGCTTTCCTGCCGCACTGGCGATCGAGGTCGGCATGCGCGGATCGAAGGCCAAGTCGAACAGTTGGTCGCCATCGCCCAACTGCTTGAGCAGGTCGGGCAAGGTCGTCGCGGCGTACAGCGAGCGCTCCTGCATAGCCAGCAGGTTCTTCGCCAACGCGCGCAGCGCGGCCTTGTCGGCCCCGTAGGTTTCACGAATCAGCGTTTCAGTCGGCTCGTCGCGGAACATGATCCCGTGCTTGGTGTGCTCCAGTAGGTCGGCCAGGTCGGAGGCAAAACTGTTGGCCGCGCCCTCAGACAGGCCATTGGCCTCGGCGAACTCCTGAATCGGCACCGGGGGTGGTAAGGTCGCCAAGCCCCCTAGGAACGCGTGGATCGTGCCGTCGCGGTAGCCTTGCTTTTCCGCATCGCGCAAGGCGTCCTGAATTTTCTTTCGCAGCAGGTCATCGAGATGAATGACCTTGTTGACTTCGGACTGTGCGAGCAAGTCGGCGCCTTCCTTGGCCAGATGTTCAAGGATGCGTCCATTGCCTCGCGAACGCGACTGGGCCACCAGCAAGCGGGCTTCCGTCAACCGATTCACCCGCGGGCGCAAGAACTCGCGGGACTCCTCGATGCTGAAGGGCAGCAGCTCCAGTTCGGAGCAGTCAACGCCGCCCGTCGCAGCGGCCCGGCGATGGCTGCGCGCGCTGACCACCAGCTGCATGCCGGCAATGCGTCCGGCCGTGGCCAGTTCGCGCAGCAACAGGAGCGGGAACGAGGTTTCGTCTTGCGCCGAGGCGTGCTCCCCAGCGTTATCGATCGCATCAAGCAGCAGGATAAGTTGGCGGTCCCGGGTGCTGCGGGCGCCGGTCTCCGCCGCCTGAGTTAATCGCGAGCGCACCGTCCGGATGAGGTCATTGTCGTTGTAGGTCCCGGGGAGCAGAGGATCGCACAAACCGCGGCACGCCAGCCGATTGACAATGTGCAGCAGGCCACGCCCTGGCAGGTGCCGCGCGTCGCTCGGCGCCCGATACTGACCCATGCCAAAGCAATCGAACAACACGACCTCGTGCGCGGACTCGAGCTGGCGCGCGAGAGAACAGAGGAAGACCGTCTTGCCCACGCCGCCATCGGCGTGGATCATCAGCGGCCGATCTAGGGCTGGGATCATCGTTGCCGTGTCCGCCAACTGTTCACGGGCCACGACCGCCCCTACGTCTGGGAAGCTCGTTGGACACGGCAGCAGGTCGTCCTCGTGACCGATCTCAAACGCCGCCAATAAATCAGTACGCGAAATGACATTGCGTTGTTCGCTCGCGAGGCTGGCCTTGTCGCGGGCCAGTTGGCGGATCTCGTTGAGCCACAGGCGTGCCTGGGAATCTCGCGCGGCCGTCCAGTCGGACAGAGCCGCCGCCAAGTCGCGCTTGCTCGCTTGCAGATCGCCGGTCAAACCGGTGAACTGGATCCGACGGGCGAACTCGACCAACTCCTTTCCGTGGAGGCGTGCCGCCGCCTGGAACTGCTTGGCCTGGGCGGCAGCGGCTCCGCTCGGTGCGGTGCCCGCCGCCAGCTTCTGCACCGCGTGTTCGAGTTCGGCCAGAATCGGGCGATTGGTGACCAGCTCGAAGCGAAGCTTTGCGCGAGTTTTGGTGACACCATGCTTGCGAAGGTGAGCGCGGTAGGTGTTCGCAAACTTCTCGATGGTCTTCTTGGCATCCGCGACGCGAAAGGGCTTGAGTTCGGCCGCCTTCGAATACTTCACTTGGACGACGACGACCCGGGTCGCTTGCACAAAGGACGCCTGTCGACCGTAGTACAAGACGGCGTCTGCGATTTCGGTGGCGTCCTTGGACACTTCATCGTCGGCGGAGAAACCTTCGATGGCGACGCCCACCAAGCCGTACTGGGGCAGCAGCATGCCCAGGCATTTTCGAGCGACCCACGCCTCGTGATACTCATGGCCGTCCCGGGAAGCTCTGACGCTGTCAACGCGAGTGTGATTTTTTGCCACTACTCATCCTTGGAAATGAAAGCTGATACTGCGCTCGGACTATCCGACCACGCAATTTAGATTCGAGGAGGTGCGTGTCGCTCTACCTGCGACGGCCAGCCGATGCGCGAGCGCGGTCGCGCGATGTGCGCTCGTGCTGGGAGGCAGGTGCCATCCTGACGCATTTAGTGTATGGGAGGGTTCCATGAGCACAGGTCGTGTCATGGGATTGGCGGCGCGTGGCGTCCTGCTGGCGGTGTGGGGCTGTGTCCTCGGCGTGTCGTGTGTG
The sequence above is drawn from the Corallococcus sp. NCRR genome and encodes:
- a CDS encoding spore germination protein GerW family protein; amino-acid sequence: MDIIDLIDRTRDSISARSVFGQPIQQGDVTVIPVARVRGGGGGGGGEGPVPEGNAKEGTGRGEGTGFGLSARPAGAFVIRGDRVSWLPVVEPARIILGLQLLAGIALLSRAAASRGRRGSRHGRTAIRF
- the hrpA gene encoding ATP-dependent RNA helicase HrpA, which encodes MSGESPVPSPGGLPTLRFPPELPISSRVEDITAAISAHQVVIVAGATGSGKTTQLPKILLAMGRGRPRQIGVTQPRRIAATSVAARVAREIGTELGTDVGYQIRFEDRSTRQTAVKFMTDGVLLAQIHGDPLLKRYDTIVLDEAHERSLTIDFLLGWLKRILPRRPDLKVVVSSATIETERFSQFFGGAPVIQVEGRTFPVDVLYEPPAEDSELADAVADSVANVISLDPNGDVLVFLPGEREIREAENALNARELRGTVVQPLYARLSASEQSRVFATIPQRRVILATNVAETSVTIPGIVYVVDTGVARLSRYEPRSGTTRLHIEPVSQASADQRKGRCGRVREGICVRLYDEVSFTTRPAFTDPEIKRTGLAGVILRMKSLGLGDLEDFPFLDPPQSRAIAEGWRVLEELGAIEGKERTLTPLGHQLSRFPVDPRIARMILAGAEYGCLEEVLIVAAALNLQDPRERPRELAQKADESHRRFRDEHSDFAGLLKLWAFVREAEERGTSHLRRVCRDNFLSFLRVREWRDVQRQLEETVRELRLPRKGRGAPARGDMLHQALLTGLLSRIGQWNPEQRHYTGAKQTRFMVHPSSALSKKPPAWVMAFELVETTQLFARTVAKLDPEWLALAAPHLLKRSHSDPHWSEKSSRAIVKESATLFGLQVFKERPVALASMDPARARLMFLEHALVRGEYRTRGAFQEKNQQVLDRVARLRDKARRSELLDSEALLTFFDQRVPADVTDGAGFEVWRRKAEAADPDVLVLSMEDALSHDPGLSPAHYPDNITLHGASVPVTYTFDPSAEDDGITVSVPLLLLAQLVPGELDWTIPGWQREKLTALLEQIPRAQRKQLGPVPELVDRLEKELVPFRGPMIPALARAVSRLCGVEVPEESFRADAVVPYLRITLRVLDERGKELAKSRDADALLEQYGGHARAALRSVAPTSDWERKGLTAWTFGELPPVVTRRVGGLEVRTYPALVDRGAAVDLTLLETSAAAEAASRTGVRRLLMLAARGHVAVSAARMPPPFPTLDGAPPARGKADAFRTLVLARGVDDAFKLAPGAPLPRTKAAFEALIREGSPRIEQAARDWANAVIVTSAELAQTLAALKAASKGQSGAAAVRDIRSQLGHLFPANLIEWIPLGRLLHYPRYLRAAQARLSRAVANPSKDAGKAAPFLPLWESFLAKGATARDQEAAQELRWAFEELRVAIFAPEVTTPVSVTVAKVSAALAALR